One region of Mycolicibacterium rhodesiae NBB3 genomic DNA includes:
- a CDS encoding DUF5336 domain-containing protein has protein sequence MSYPQGPPGNPGYPPAQQPTTQFAAQTQQFGRSPETGAVAPAGPSPLPMYLAIAVAVLGLGVYLSSFGPLFTSGADFFTPTLLDLGVVASIAAALIAGVSLLPKQKALPAVIAVLSVLAFLLVIAIVLTAPEGVTIDWGLYLIIAFSMFQAIVAVAVLLFDAGIITPPAPRQRRYDQQYGQYGGPGGQYYGQPQGQPQHGGPPQQGLSQRPGYPPQYGGYSGGGPSTGGFSGGQQSGPPTPPTGFPAYGQPPSSSTPTAQAQMPQQSAASSPQSTPPPS, from the coding sequence ATGTCGTACCCCCAAGGTCCGCCCGGGAACCCCGGATACCCGCCCGCGCAGCAGCCGACGACTCAGTTCGCCGCGCAGACCCAGCAGTTCGGAAGGTCGCCCGAGACGGGCGCTGTCGCCCCTGCAGGTCCGAGCCCACTGCCGATGTATCTGGCCATCGCGGTCGCGGTTCTCGGGTTGGGTGTGTACCTGTCGAGCTTCGGACCGCTGTTCACGTCCGGTGCGGACTTCTTCACGCCCACTCTGCTGGACCTCGGGGTGGTCGCGTCGATCGCCGCCGCGCTGATCGCGGGCGTCTCGCTGCTGCCGAAGCAGAAGGCCCTGCCCGCGGTGATCGCGGTGCTCTCGGTTCTGGCGTTCCTGCTGGTGATCGCCATCGTGTTGACGGCGCCTGAAGGGGTGACGATCGACTGGGGCCTCTACCTGATCATCGCGTTCAGCATGTTCCAGGCGATCGTCGCGGTCGCGGTGCTGCTCTTCGATGCGGGCATCATCACCCCGCCTGCGCCTCGCCAGCGCCGGTACGACCAGCAGTACGGCCAGTACGGCGGCCCGGGCGGGCAATACTACGGTCAGCCGCAGGGACAACCGCAGCACGGCGGCCCGCCGCAGCAGGGACTCTCGCAGCGGCCCGGCTACCCGCCGCAGTACGGCGGATACTCCGGTGGCGGCCCGTCGACCGGCGGATTCTCCGGTGGTCAGCAGAGCGGACCACCGACCCCTCCGACCGGCTTCCCGGCCTACGGCCAGCCGCCGTCGAGCTCAACGCCGACCGCTCAGGCGCAGATGCCGCAGCAATCGGCGGCGTCTTCCCCGCAGTCGACGCCTCCTCCGTCGTAG
- a CDS encoding cell division protein PerM, with protein sequence MENRPVGTRQARELLRVAFGPSIVALGVIAAVVLLQLVIANSDMTGALGAIASMWLGVHLVPISIGGSELGVMPLLPMLAMVWGTARSTAGATSPQGSWFVTRWVVASAIGGPLLIAAISLAVVHDAASVLTQLQTPDALRAFGSVLAVHAVGAAIGVGSRIGRRVLTDSPLPGWLPDAFRAASAGVLALLGLSGVVMVGSMIVHWATMHDLYGITDSLFGQFSLTLLAVLYIPNVLVGTAAIAVGSSAHIGLATFSSFTVLGGDIPALPVLAAVPSPPLGPVWVALLIVGAASGVALGQQAARRPLPLLPAIAKLVVAAALAALTMAVLGYAGGGRLGNFGDVGVDQTTFGPAAFLWFAGIGALTVAMSGGITRRVKVPTPVSEPEAEEEPDEGEAEPEPELEADPDFEPAFDTAPEQESDFEPAFETNPEQQADFEPAFEPAPQEEPETQAPVEDPDTQPPGARESLGVLDDPEEHFFTDDSATPGTSPDRARESDD encoded by the coding sequence GTGGAAAACCGGCCAGTCGGCACACGCCAGGCGCGTGAGCTGCTTCGGGTCGCGTTCGGGCCGTCCATCGTGGCGCTGGGCGTCATCGCGGCAGTGGTGCTGCTGCAGCTGGTGATCGCCAACAGCGACATGACCGGTGCGCTCGGCGCGATCGCGAGTATGTGGTTGGGCGTGCACCTGGTGCCGATCTCGATCGGCGGCAGCGAGCTCGGCGTGATGCCGCTGCTGCCCATGCTCGCGATGGTGTGGGGCACCGCACGGTCGACCGCGGGAGCCACATCGCCGCAGGGTTCCTGGTTCGTGACGCGCTGGGTCGTCGCCTCCGCCATCGGTGGCCCACTGCTGATCGCCGCGATCTCGCTGGCAGTCGTGCACGACGCCGCATCGGTGCTCACTCAACTCCAGACGCCGGATGCCCTGCGTGCATTCGGCAGCGTGCTGGCGGTCCACGCGGTGGGCGCGGCGATAGGCGTCGGCTCGCGCATCGGTCGGCGGGTCCTCACCGACTCACCTCTGCCCGGGTGGCTGCCCGACGCGTTCCGCGCGGCCAGCGCCGGAGTGCTGGCGCTGCTCGGGCTGTCCGGCGTGGTGATGGTCGGCTCGATGATCGTGCACTGGGCGACGATGCACGATCTCTATGGGATCACCGACTCGTTGTTCGGGCAGTTCAGCCTGACTCTGTTGGCCGTCCTGTACATACCGAATGTCTTGGTCGGCACCGCCGCGATCGCCGTCGGGTCCAGTGCCCACATCGGGCTGGCGACGTTCAGTTCGTTCACCGTGCTGGGCGGCGACATTCCGGCACTGCCGGTGCTTGCGGCCGTGCCCTCTCCACCGCTCGGCCCGGTATGGGTGGCGCTGCTGATCGTCGGCGCTGCGTCCGGCGTCGCGCTGGGCCAGCAGGCGGCACGACGACCGCTGCCCTTGTTGCCCGCGATCGCAAAGCTCGTTGTCGCGGCCGCGCTCGCAGCGCTGACCATGGCCGTGCTGGGATACGCGGGCGGGGGGCGACTGGGCAACTTCGGGGATGTCGGGGTCGACCAGACCACGTTCGGACCGGCGGCCTTCCTGTGGTTCGCCGGCATCGGGGCGCTGACCGTGGCGATGTCGGGCGGGATCACCCGGCGGGTCAAGGTCCCCACACCGGTTTCTGAGCCCGAGGCCGAGGAAGAGCCGGACGAGGGGGAGGCGGAACCCGAGCCGGAACTGGAGGCCGACCCGGACTTCGAGCCTGCATTCGACACAGCACCGGAGCAGGAATCGGATTTTGAGCCCGCGTTCGAGACCAATCCGGAGCAGCAGGCGGATTTCGAGCCTGCGTTCGAGCCGGCACCACAGGAAGAGCCGGAAACGCAGGCGCCCGTCGAGGACCCTGACACCCAACCGCCCGGCGCGCGTGAGTCGCTGGGCGTCCTCGATGACCCCGAGGAACACTTCTTCACCGACGACAGCGCCACGCCGGGCACGAGCCCCGACCGGGCGCGCGAATCCGACGATTAG
- the purN gene encoding phosphoribosylglycinamide formyltransferase, producing MQQPLRVPPKVPARVVVLASGTGSLLRSLLDATSGDYYPARIVAVGVDRDCPAVDIAASASVPSYAVRLRDHPDREAWDAAIAEATAEQKPDLIVAAGFMKILGPHFLSHFMGRIINTHPALLPAFPGAHAVPDALDYGVKVTGCSVHLVDAGTDTGPLLAQEAVPVLDDDDESTLHERIKVVERRLLVDVLAAVATRGVTWTGRKAILG from the coding sequence GTGCAGCAACCGCTTCGTGTGCCCCCGAAGGTGCCTGCACGGGTCGTGGTGCTGGCATCTGGCACCGGTTCGCTCTTGCGGTCCCTCCTCGACGCCACGAGCGGGGACTACTACCCGGCCCGGATCGTTGCGGTCGGCGTGGACCGCGACTGTCCAGCCGTCGACATCGCCGCATCGGCCTCGGTGCCGAGCTATGCCGTTCGGTTACGCGACCATCCCGACCGCGAGGCATGGGACGCCGCGATCGCGGAGGCCACCGCCGAGCAGAAGCCCGATCTGATCGTGGCTGCCGGCTTCATGAAAATACTTGGTCCACACTTTCTTTCGCACTTCATGGGGCGCATCATCAACACCCACCCGGCGTTGCTGCCCGCATTCCCCGGGGCTCACGCGGTACCCGATGCGCTCGACTACGGCGTGAAGGTGACGGGCTGCAGCGTGCACCTGGTCGACGCCGGAACCGACACCGGGCCGCTGCTGGCCCAGGAAGCGGTGCCGGTACTCGACGATGACGACGAATCCACCCTGCACGAGCGGATCAAGGTCGTCGAACGACGACTGCTGGTGGATGTGCTGGCCGCGGTGGCTACCCGCGGCGTGACCTGGACCGGACGAAAGGCGATCTTGGGATGA
- the purH gene encoding bifunctional phosphoribosylaminoimidazolecarboxamide formyltransferase/IMP cyclohydrolase: MTDRRAIRRALISVYDKTGLADLARGLHEAGVSIVSTGSTAKTIADAGVPVTAVEEVTGFPEVLDGRVKTLHPHVHAGLLADQRKPEHVSALAELGVAPFELVVVNLYPFTQTVDSGAGEDECVEQIDIGGPSMVRAAAKNHPSVAVVVDPLGYDGVLAAVRSGGFTLEERKKLASLAFRHTAEYDVAVAAWMSSVLASEGDAAPPSLPLWTGATYRREAVLRYGENPHQQAALYRYDSGWPGLAQAQQLHGKEMSYNNYTDADAAWRAAFDHEEICVAIIKHANPCGIAISSVSVADAHRKAHECDPLSAFGGVIAANTEVTVEMAETVADIFTEVIIAPAYEPGAVEVLARKKNIRVLLASESQTGGTEFRQISGGLLIQQRDEFTAPGDDSANWTLATGSPADPATLADLKFAWLACRAVKSNAIVVAADGATVGVGMGQVNRVDAAKLAVQRAGDRVQGAVAASDAFFPFPDGLQVLTDAGVKAIVHPGGSVRDEEVTAAAAEAGITLYLTGARHFAH, translated from the coding sequence ATGACTGACCGCAGGGCTATTCGGCGAGCGTTGATCAGCGTGTACGACAAGACCGGTCTCGCCGACCTCGCGCGTGGCCTGCACGAGGCGGGCGTCAGCATCGTCTCCACCGGCTCGACCGCCAAAACCATTGCGGACGCTGGTGTTCCGGTGACCGCCGTCGAAGAGGTCACCGGGTTCCCCGAGGTGCTCGACGGCAGAGTCAAGACGCTGCACCCACATGTGCACGCCGGGCTGCTCGCCGATCAGCGCAAGCCAGAACATGTTTCGGCGTTGGCGGAACTGGGCGTGGCGCCGTTCGAACTGGTCGTCGTCAACCTCTACCCGTTCACCCAGACCGTCGACTCCGGTGCGGGTGAAGACGAATGCGTCGAGCAGATCGACATCGGCGGACCGTCGATGGTGCGCGCCGCCGCCAAGAACCATCCCAGCGTCGCGGTGGTCGTCGACCCGCTGGGCTACGACGGTGTGCTCGCTGCAGTGCGGTCGGGCGGGTTCACGCTCGAGGAGCGGAAGAAGCTGGCCTCCTTGGCCTTCCGGCACACGGCTGAGTACGACGTCGCGGTTGCAGCGTGGATGTCGTCGGTGCTGGCCTCTGAAGGCGATGCCGCGCCACCGTCGCTGCCGCTGTGGACCGGCGCGACGTATCGGCGCGAAGCCGTACTGCGGTACGGCGAGAACCCGCACCAGCAGGCGGCGCTGTACCGCTACGACTCCGGGTGGCCGGGCCTTGCCCAGGCGCAGCAGCTGCACGGAAAAGAGATGTCCTACAACAACTACACCGATGCCGACGCAGCGTGGCGTGCGGCGTTCGACCACGAAGAGATCTGCGTGGCGATCATCAAGCACGCCAATCCGTGTGGGATCGCCATCTCGTCGGTGTCGGTGGCCGACGCACACCGCAAGGCGCACGAATGCGATCCGCTGTCCGCGTTCGGCGGGGTGATCGCGGCCAACACCGAGGTGACCGTCGAGATGGCCGAGACGGTCGCCGACATCTTCACCGAGGTGATCATCGCGCCCGCGTACGAGCCGGGTGCGGTGGAGGTGCTCGCGCGCAAGAAGAACATCCGGGTGCTGCTGGCGTCCGAATCGCAGACCGGCGGCACCGAGTTTCGTCAGATCAGCGGGGGACTGCTGATCCAGCAGCGCGACGAATTCACCGCGCCCGGCGACGACTCCGCCAACTGGACACTGGCGACCGGCTCACCGGCGGACCCGGCGACCCTGGCCGACCTCAAGTTCGCCTGGCTGGCATGCCGCGCCGTGAAGTCCAACGCGATCGTCGTCGCCGCCGACGGCGCCACCGTCGGCGTCGGCATGGGTCAGGTGAACCGGGTCGACGCGGCCAAGCTCGCCGTGCAGCGCGCAGGGGATCGCGTGCAGGGGGCGGTCGCCGCATCCGATGCGTTCTTCCCGTTCCCCGACGGCCTGCAGGTGCTGACCGACGCCGGCGTGAAGGCGATCGTGCATCCAGGCGGTTCGGTGCGTGACGAAGAGGTCACCGCGGCCGCCGCCGAGGCGGGGATCACCCTCTACCTGACGGGCGCCCGCCACTTCGCGCACTGA
- a CDS encoding DUF7218 family protein yields the protein MPNPSIKNEKLYEDLREQGNSKQKSARIANAAAARGTSAVGRKGGKSGSYDDWTVDELKKRAKEIGLSGYSSLTKSKLIDKIRNS from the coding sequence ATGCCCAACCCGTCGATCAAGAACGAAAAGCTCTACGAGGATCTGCGCGAGCAAGGCAATTCCAAGCAGAAGTCCGCCCGGATCGCCAACGCCGCCGCTGCACGCGGCACATCGGCCGTCGGCCGCAAGGGCGGAAAGTCCGGGTCATATGACGACTGGACGGTTGACGAGCTCAAGAAGCGCGCCAAGGAAATCGGTCTGTCCGGTTACTCATCGCTGACCAAGTCGAAGCTGATCGACAAGATCCGCAACTCGTAG
- a CDS encoding sigma 54-interacting transcriptional regulator has translation MTSPNDLPRTVGELRASGHVERGVKEEIRENLLAALAEGRDAWPGILGFSDTVIPQLERALIAGHDVVLLGERGQGKTRLLRALTGLLDEWTPVIAGAELSEHPYSPITPESIRRAADSGDDLPVEWRHRSERYTEKLATPDTSVADLVGDIDPIKVAEGRSLGDPETIAYGLIPRAHRGIVAINELPDLAERIQVSMLNVMEERDIQVRGYTLRLPLDVVVVASANPEDYTNRGRIITPLKDRFGAEIRTHYPYELEVEVGVIRQESHLSAEVPDYLLHVLARFARYLRESRSIDQRSGVSARFAIAAAETVAASARHRSAVLGEQDPVARVVDLSTVIDVLRGKLEFESGEEGREQAVLEHLLRRATADTAQRLLGGIDVGPLVVAIENGSAVTTGERVSSREVLAAVPEVPAIAEIQKRLAATTDGQRAAAVELALEALYLAKRIDKVSSEGETVYG, from the coding sequence GTGACATCACCTAACGATTTGCCCCGGACCGTCGGAGAGCTGAGGGCCTCCGGTCATGTGGAGCGGGGAGTCAAGGAAGAAATCCGGGAGAACCTGCTGGCGGCGCTGGCCGAGGGGCGTGATGCGTGGCCGGGCATCCTCGGCTTCTCCGACACCGTGATCCCGCAACTCGAGCGCGCCCTGATCGCCGGACACGACGTGGTGCTGCTGGGCGAACGCGGACAGGGCAAGACCCGTCTGCTGCGCGCGCTGACCGGCCTGCTCGACGAATGGACCCCCGTCATCGCGGGCGCGGAACTGAGCGAGCATCCGTACTCGCCGATCACCCCCGAGTCGATCCGGCGAGCCGCAGACTCCGGCGACGACCTGCCCGTCGAATGGCGCCACCGCAGCGAGCGCTATACCGAGAAGCTGGCCACCCCGGACACCAGCGTGGCCGATCTGGTCGGTGACATCGACCCCATCAAGGTGGCCGAGGGTCGCAGCCTCGGTGACCCCGAGACCATCGCCTATGGCCTGATTCCCCGGGCGCACCGCGGCATCGTCGCGATCAACGAATTGCCCGACCTCGCCGAGCGCATCCAGGTGTCGATGCTGAACGTGATGGAGGAGCGCGACATCCAGGTGCGCGGTTACACGCTGCGGCTGCCGCTGGACGTCGTCGTCGTCGCCAGCGCCAACCCCGAGGACTACACGAACCGCGGGCGCATCATCACGCCGCTCAAGGACCGCTTCGGCGCCGAGATCCGCACGCACTACCCGTACGAGCTCGAGGTCGAGGTCGGCGTTATCCGGCAGGAGTCACATCTGTCCGCCGAGGTGCCCGACTACCTGCTGCACGTGCTCGCCCGGTTCGCCCGTTATCTGCGGGAGTCGCGCTCGATCGACCAGCGTTCCGGCGTCTCCGCGCGCTTCGCGATCGCGGCCGCCGAGACGGTCGCGGCGTCGGCCAGGCACCGCTCGGCCGTACTGGGCGAACAGGACCCGGTCGCACGCGTCGTCGACCTGTCGACGGTGATCGACGTGCTGCGCGGCAAGCTGGAATTCGAATCCGGCGAGGAGGGTCGCGAGCAGGCTGTGCTCGAACACCTGTTGCGCCGCGCCACCGCGGACACCGCACAGCGGCTGCTGGGCGGTATCGACGTCGGCCCGCTCGTCGTCGCCATCGAGAACGGGTCGGCCGTCACCACCGGCGAGCGCGTGTCCTCGCGCGAGGTGCTCGCTGCGGTGCCGGAGGTCCCGGCGATCGCCGAGATCCAGAAGCGGCTGGCGGCGACGACCGACGGGCAGCGTGCGGCGGCCGTCGAGCTGGCGCTGGAGGCGCTGTATCTGGCCAAGCGCATCGACAAGGTGTCCTCGGAAGGCGAAACCGTCTATGGCTAA
- a CDS encoding VWA domain-containing protein has protein sequence MAKRTSRYSRYTGGPDPLAPPIDLREALEQIGQDVMEGSSPRRALSELMRRGTQNMRGADKLAAEANRRRRELLQRNNLDGTLQEIKKLLDEAVLAERKELARALDDDARFNEMRIESLPPSPAKAVQELSDYDWRSDEAREKYDQIKDLLGREMLDQRFAGMKQAMENATDEDRQRVNEMLDDLNDLLDKHAKGEDSQEDFQNFMDKHGEFFPENPRNVEELLDSLAKRAAAAQRFRNSLSPDQRAELDALAQQAFGSPSLMNALNRLDSHLQAARPGEDWDGSSRFSGDNPMGMGEGTQAMADIAELEELAEALSQSYAGATMEDVDLDMLARQLGDEAAVDARTLAELERALMDQGFLDRGSDGQWRLSPKAMRQLGQAALRDVAQQLSGRHGERDTRRAGAAGELTGATRPWAFGDTEPWNVTRTVTNAVLRAAATNTVQRQAGTGGDIPAQLRPPGVDMPLKFAVEDVEISETETRTQAAVALLVDTSFSMVMENRWLPMKRTALALSHLISTRFRSDALQIIAFGRYARTVTTAELTGLEGVYEQGTNLHHALALAGRHLRRHPNAQPVLLVVTDGEPTAHLEDYSGASENGPQVFFDYPPHPRTIAHTVKGFDDMLGLGAQVTIFRLGSDPGLAKFIDQVARRVEGRVVVPDLDGLGAAVVGDYLRSRRRR, from the coding sequence ATGGCTAAACGCACTTCGCGGTATTCGCGATACACCGGCGGACCCGATCCGTTGGCGCCGCCGATCGATCTGCGCGAGGCACTCGAGCAGATCGGTCAGGACGTCATGGAGGGCAGTTCGCCTCGGCGCGCACTGTCGGAGCTGATGCGGCGCGGCACGCAGAACATGCGTGGCGCCGACAAGCTCGCCGCCGAGGCCAACCGTCGTCGCCGGGAGTTGTTGCAGCGCAACAACCTCGACGGCACGCTTCAAGAGATCAAGAAGCTGCTCGACGAAGCGGTGCTGGCCGAGCGCAAGGAGTTGGCGCGAGCCCTCGATGACGACGCGCGGTTCAACGAGATGCGTATCGAGTCGCTGCCGCCGTCGCCCGCGAAGGCGGTGCAGGAGCTCTCCGACTACGACTGGCGCAGTGACGAGGCGCGGGAGAAGTACGACCAGATCAAGGATCTGCTCGGTCGCGAGATGCTCGATCAGCGCTTCGCGGGCATGAAGCAGGCGATGGAGAACGCCACCGACGAGGACCGCCAGCGCGTCAACGAGATGCTCGACGACCTCAACGACCTGCTGGACAAGCACGCCAAAGGCGAGGACTCGCAAGAGGACTTCCAGAACTTCATGGACAAGCACGGCGAGTTCTTCCCGGAGAACCCGCGCAATGTCGAGGAGCTGCTGGACTCCCTTGCCAAGCGTGCCGCCGCCGCGCAGCGCTTCCGTAACAGCCTGTCGCCCGATCAGCGTGCCGAGCTGGATGCGCTGGCGCAGCAGGCATTCGGCTCACCGTCGCTGATGAATGCACTCAACCGGCTCGACAGCCACCTACAGGCGGCACGTCCCGGCGAGGACTGGGACGGTTCGTCGCGGTTCTCCGGCGACAACCCGATGGGGATGGGCGAGGGCACCCAGGCGATGGCCGACATCGCCGAACTGGAGGAGCTTGCCGAGGCGCTCTCGCAGAGTTACGCCGGCGCCACGATGGAGGACGTCGACCTGGACATGCTCGCCCGTCAGCTCGGCGACGAGGCAGCCGTCGATGCCAGGACCCTGGCCGAACTGGAACGAGCGCTGATGGACCAGGGATTCCTGGATCGCGGTTCCGATGGGCAGTGGCGGCTGTCGCCGAAGGCGATGCGTCAGCTGGGCCAGGCCGCGCTACGAGATGTGGCGCAACAGCTTTCGGGACGGCACGGCGAGCGTGACACCCGTCGTGCAGGAGCGGCCGGTGAGCTGACGGGCGCGACGCGACCGTGGGCGTTCGGTGACACCGAACCGTGGAACGTGACGCGCACTGTGACCAATGCCGTACTCCGCGCGGCGGCGACGAACACGGTGCAGCGTCAGGCCGGCACCGGCGGTGACATTCCCGCCCAGCTTCGCCCACCCGGTGTCGACATGCCGTTGAAGTTCGCCGTCGAAGACGTCGAGATCTCGGAGACGGAGACCCGCACCCAGGCCGCGGTGGCGCTGCTGGTCGACACGTCGTTCTCGATGGTGATGGAGAACCGGTGGCTGCCGATGAAGCGCACCGCGCTGGCGCTGAGCCATCTCATCAGCACGCGGTTCCGTTCGGATGCGTTGCAGATCATCGCCTTCGGTCGCTACGCGCGTACCGTGACGACCGCCGAACTGACCGGACTCGAGGGTGTGTACGAGCAGGGCACCAATCTGCATCATGCGCTGGCTCTGGCCGGCAGACATCTGCGACGCCACCCGAACGCGCAGCCGGTGCTGTTGGTGGTGACCGACGGTGAACCGACCGCGCACCTGGAGGACTACTCCGGCGCTTCCGAGAATGGCCCTCAGGTGTTCTTCGACTACCCGCCGCACCCACGCACCATCGCGCACACGGTGAAGGGCTTCGACGACATGCTCGGGCTCGGCGCTCAGGTGACGATCTTCCGGCTGGGCAGCGATCCGGGACTCGCGAAGTTCATCGATCAGGTCGCGCGCCGGGTCGAGGGCCGAGTCGTGGTGCCCGATCTCGATGGTTTGGGCGCAGCCGTCGTCGGCGACTACCTGCGCTCGCGCCGGCGGCGGTAG
- a CDS encoding DUF1707 SHOCT-like domain-containing protein, which translates to MSTPASPNGSMRAADTDRIHMAQLLADAAAHGLLPLNEYEDRLTRAYAAQTYDELDRLSADLPGASSRGLTGGPVRPAPSTMLLAIMSGFERRGRWNVPKRLTTFALFGGGVVDLRYADFTSPEVEIRSYSIFGGQTILVPPEVNVDLRGVGVMGSFDHSVSGDGSPGAPCVRIRGFSLWGSVGVKRKQRKSS; encoded by the coding sequence ATGAGCACACCTGCTTCACCCAACGGTTCGATGCGCGCTGCCGACACTGACCGAATTCACATGGCGCAGTTACTCGCGGACGCCGCGGCGCACGGCTTGCTGCCGCTCAACGAGTACGAAGATCGCTTGACCAGGGCTTACGCGGCGCAGACGTACGACGAACTCGACCGGCTCTCCGCCGATCTGCCCGGTGCCTCCAGCCGCGGTCTCACCGGCGGACCCGTCCGGCCCGCGCCCTCGACGATGCTGCTGGCGATCATGAGCGGCTTCGAGCGCCGCGGGCGGTGGAACGTGCCGAAGCGTCTGACGACGTTCGCTCTCTTCGGCGGCGGCGTGGTGGATCTGAGGTACGCCGACTTCACGTCGCCGGAAGTCGAGATTCGCTCGTATTCGATCTTCGGCGGTCAGACGATCCTGGTGCCGCCCGAGGTCAACGTGGACCTGCGCGGCGTCGGGGTGATGGGCTCCTTCGATCACAGCGTGAGCGGCGACGGCTCACCCGGCGCACCGTGTGTTCGGATCCGCGGCTTCTCGCTGTGGGGCAGCGTCGGCGTCAAGCGCAAGCAGCGTAAGAGCTCCTAG
- a CDS encoding SDR family oxidoreductase: MAARVLITGATGTLGRRVLPAASAAGHRVFALSRRARTDESAGVQWRCADLLTGSGIDEAVDDVDVIVHCATQGTRDKDVTSMQNLTSAARRAGVDHLIHVSIVGIDEIPLPYYRTKLRVERVLEGSGVEHTVLRATQFHDLIATTFSLQRYSPVLCALRNVRFQPIDTRDVANRLVELVGSAPAGRVRDIGGPTVHTHAELARQYLSARRSRRPAIALPVPGRIVAGYRSGANLAPDNPVGTIVFSEYLAAAN, from the coding sequence ATGGCGGCACGCGTCCTGATCACCGGAGCGACCGGCACGCTCGGCCGGCGGGTGCTGCCCGCCGCATCGGCCGCGGGACATCGTGTCTTCGCGCTCAGTCGCCGGGCCCGGACCGACGAGTCCGCGGGGGTGCAGTGGCGCTGCGCTGACCTTCTCACGGGCTCCGGCATCGACGAGGCGGTCGACGACGTGGACGTCATCGTGCACTGCGCCACACAGGGCACCAGGGACAAGGACGTCACGTCCATGCAGAACCTGACCTCAGCCGCGCGGCGGGCCGGAGTCGATCACCTCATCCATGTGTCGATCGTCGGTATCGACGAGATCCCGTTGCCCTACTACCGAACCAAGCTTCGCGTCGAACGGGTCCTCGAAGGTTCCGGCGTCGAACACACGGTCCTGCGCGCCACCCAGTTCCACGATCTGATCGCCACGACCTTCTCGTTGCAGCGGTACTCCCCCGTGCTGTGCGCGTTGCGCAACGTACGGTTCCAGCCGATTGACACCCGCGACGTCGCGAACCGGCTCGTCGAGCTGGTCGGGTCCGCGCCTGCAGGCCGGGTGCGCGACATCGGCGGACCGACGGTGCACACTCACGCGGAGCTTGCGCGGCAGTACCTGAGCGCGAGACGCAGCCGTCGCCCAGCGATCGCCCTGCCCGTACCCGGCCGCATCGTTGCCGGCTACCGATCAGGGGCGAACCTCGCACCCGACAACCCCGTCGGGACCATCGTCTTCTCCGAATATCTGGCCGCCGCAAATTAA
- a CDS encoding enoyl-CoA hydratase family protein: MNALVDYTVEGSVARLTLNSPKNRNALSTALVDQLHQGLTDATEHGGVRSVVLGHTGGTFCAGADLTQASSGDPADIAADRAREMTRLLRRILELPIPVIAAIDGHVRAGGLGLVGACDIVVAGQSSTFALTEARIGVAPSIISLTLLPKMTTRAAGRYFLTGEKFGADEAADIGLISIAADDVDATVATLTAEIGKASPQGLAASKALTTASLLAAFDRDAETLTRQSAELFVSEEAREGMLAFLQKRPPNWVTLDS, from the coding sequence ATGAACGCGCTCGTCGACTACACCGTCGAGGGCAGCGTCGCGCGCCTCACGCTGAACTCACCGAAGAACCGCAACGCGCTGTCGACCGCGCTGGTCGACCAGCTGCACCAGGGGTTGACCGACGCGACCGAACACGGCGGGGTACGTTCGGTGGTGCTCGGCCACACCGGCGGAACCTTCTGCGCGGGAGCCGATCTCACTCAGGCCTCCAGCGGAGACCCAGCCGATATCGCGGCCGACCGCGCGCGTGAAATGACCCGGCTGCTGCGCCGCATCCTCGAGCTTCCGATTCCGGTCATCGCGGCGATCGACGGGCACGTCCGTGCAGGTGGGCTCGGCCTCGTCGGTGCTTGCGACATCGTCGTGGCGGGACAGTCGAGCACGTTCGCGCTGACCGAGGCGCGCATCGGTGTTGCGCCGTCGATCATTTCGCTGACCCTGTTGCCGAAGATGACCACCCGCGCCGCGGGACGCTACTTCCTGACCGGAGAGAAGTTCGGCGCCGACGAGGCGGCCGACATCGGTTTGATCTCGATCGCCGCCGACGACGTCGATGCGACGGTCGCGACGCTGACCGCCGAGATCGGTAAGGCCTCGCCGCAGGGCCTGGCGGCCTCGAAGGCGTTGACCACCGCATCACTTCTGGCGGCGTTCGACCGGGACGCCGAAACGCTGACCCGGCAATCCGCCGAGCTGTTCGTCTCCGAAGAGGCCAGAGAAGGCATGCTGGCGTTTTTGCAGAAGCGTCCGCCGAACTGGGTCACCCTCGACTCCTAG